In Tenacibaculum sp. 190524A02b, the genomic stretch TTTGTTTTTAAAGGGATGTTGAATGCTTTAATAAAGGAATAATTTTTTTTGTTAGTTATAGTTTTGTTTATTCTTTTCTTTGAAAGGTTAAACAAAATTATTATCTTTGAATAAGAGTAGGTTTATCAATGGATTCTAAAGAAAAAATAGCAGTAGTTTGGTTGAAAAGAGATCTTCGTTTACATGATAATGAAGCAGTTTTTAATGCTATAGGTTCTGGTTATAAAGTATTATTGCTTTATGTTTTTGAACCCAGTTTATACAATGATGAACATTATTCAGAAAGACATTGGGTTTTTATAAAGCAATCTATAAAAGCCATTAATTATAACCTAATAAAGTATCAAACCAAAGTATTAACTATAACCTCTGAAATTCAACCATTTTTTAGTTATTTATTATCTAAAAAAAGAGTAGTAAAAGTTTTCTCACATCAAGAGACAGGTATTTTAAAAACATATAAACGAGATAAAGAATTTACAAGATTTTGTAGAAATAATTCTATTGATTGGGTAGAAAATATTAACAACGGAGTTTTTAGAGGAAGAGAAGATAGAGAGCATTGGAAAGAAGATTGGGAAGCATATATGAATAAGTCTCAATTAGTATTTTCTCCCAAATCTAATACATTCTTAAGCAGGGATAATATTTTTGAAATAGAAAAGCATTTAACATTAGAATCGTTAGAAGTAGAAGATAATAAGTTCATGCAAAAAGGAGGAAGGAGCTTTGCATTAAAGTATATGGAATCTTTTTTTAAAGAACGTTATGTAAACTATGCTAAATTTATTTCTAAACCATTATTAGCTAGACAAAGTTGTAGTAGGTTGTCTCCATATTTGTCATGGGGTAATTTGTCTGTAAGAGAAGTATATCAATATGCAAAAGCATGTAGGAAAAATACGGTTGATACAAGAGCTATTGATGCATTTACTTCAAGATTAAGATGGCAAGCACATTTTATTCAAAAATTTGAAATGGAATGTATTATGGAAACTGAAAGTA encodes the following:
- a CDS encoding cryptochrome/deoxyribodipyrimidine photo-lyase family protein, giving the protein MDSKEKIAVVWLKRDLRLHDNEAVFNAIGSGYKVLLLYVFEPSLYNDEHYSERHWVFIKQSIKAINYNLIKYQTKVLTITSEIQPFFSYLLSKKRVVKVFSHQETGILKTYKRDKEFTRFCRNNSIDWVENINNGVFRGREDREHWKEDWEAYMNKSQLVFSPKSNTFLSRDNIFEIEKHLTLESLEVEDNKFMQKGGRSFALKYMESFFKERYVNYAKFISKPLLARQSCSRLSPYLSWGNLSVREVYQYAKACRKNTVDTRAIDAFTSRLRWQAHFIQKFEMECIMETESINKGFHKLKKEVSKKYKKAWEEGNTGIPIVDACMRCLKATGYLNFRMRAMVVSFFTHNLWQPWQEASKYLSKVFLDFEPGIHFPQLQMQAGETGINTIRIYSPVKNGLEHDPKAEFITEWLPELEKLPVAFRHEPYKLTKLEQKLYNFSLGIDYPKPIVDVPKTRKKASDVIWQMRKDKDVIEESIRILKKHVTK